The Falco peregrinus isolate bFalPer1 chromosome 1, bFalPer1.pri, whole genome shotgun sequence genome has a window encoding:
- the ARHGAP5 gene encoding rho GTPase-activating protein 5 isoform X2 produces MMAKNKEPRPPSYAVSVVGLSGTEKDKGNCGVGKSCLCNRFVRSKADEYYPEHTSVLSTIDFGGRVVNNDHFLYWGDVTQSGEDGIECRIHVIEQTEFIDDQTFLPHRSTNLQPYIKRAAASKLQSAEKLMYICTDQLGLEQDFEQKQMPEGKLSIDGFLLCIDVSQGCNRKFDDQLKFVNNLYIQLSKSKKPIIIAATKCDECVDHYLREVQAFASNKKNLVVVETSARFNVNVETCFTALVQMMDKTRGKPKIIPYLDAYKTQRQLVVTATDKFEKLVQTVRDYHATWKTVSNKLKNHPDYEEYINLEGTKKAKNTFSKHIEQLKQEHIRKRKEEYINALPRALNTLLSNLDEIEHLSWSEALKLMEKRPDFQSCFVVLEKTPWDETDHIDKVNDRRIPFDLLTTLEAEKVYQNHVQHLISEKRRVEMKEKFKKTLEKIQFISPGQPWEEVICFVVEDEAFKYITDADSKEVYGRHQREIVEKAKEEFQEMLFEHSELFYDLDLNATPSSDKMSEIHAVLSEEPRYKALQKLAPDRESLLLKHIGFVYHPTKETCLSGQNCTDIKVEQLLANSLLQLDHGRSNLYHDSANIDKVNLFILGKDGLAQELANEIRTQSTDDEYALDGKIYELDLRPVDAKSPYLLTQLWTSTFKPHGCFCVFNSIESLNYIGECIAKIRAEASQIRRDKYMANLPFTLILANQRDSVSKNLPILRHQGQQLANKLQCPFVDVPAGTYPRKFNETQIKQALRGVLEAVKHNFDVVSPVPTIKDLSEADLRIVMCAMCGDPFSVDLILSPFLDSHSCSAAQAGQNNSLMLDKIIGEKRRRIQITILSYHSSIGVRKDELVHGYILVYSAKRKASMGMLRAFLSEVQDTIPVQLVAVTDSQADFFENEAIKELMTEGEHIATEITAKFTALYSLSQYHRQTEVFTLFFSDVLEKKNMIESSYMSDSTRETTHTSEDVFPRSPRGSSLDYNYPDSEDDTEGPPPYSPIGDDVRLLPAPSDRSKYRLDLEGNEYPIHSTPLNCHDHERNHKVPPPIKPKPLVPRTNVKKLDPNLLKTIEAGIGKNPRKQPSRVPPVPPEDIDQSDNYAEPIDTIFKHKGFADDIYAVPDDSQNRIIKVRNSIVINTQSEEENGFSDRISKSHGERRPSKYKYKSKTLFSKAKSYYRRTHSDASDDEAFTTSKTKRKGRHRGSEEDPLLSPVETWKGGIDNPAITSDQELDDKKMKKKTHKVKEDKKPKKKTKTFNPPIRRNWESNYFGMPLQDLVTPEKPIPLFVEKCVQFIEDTAYLLCDHEANRMILLVQQKTTFRSGELC; encoded by the exons ATGATGGCAAAAAACAAAGAGCCACGCCCCCCATCTTATGCTGTTAGTGTTGTTGGACTGTCTGGAACTGAAAAGGATAAAGGTAATTGTGGAGTTGGAAAGTCATGTTTGTGCAATAGATTCGTTCGTTCAAAAGCAGATGAATATTATCCTGAGCATACCTCTGTGCTTAGCACAATTGACTTTGGAGGAAGAGTTGTTAACAATGATCACTTTTTGTACTGGGGTGACGTAACACAAAGCGGTGAGGATGGAATTGAGTGCAGGATTCACGTGATTGAACAGACTGAGTTCATTGATGATCAGACTTTCTTGCCTCATCGGAGTACGAATTTACAACCATATATAAAACGTGCAGCTGCCTCCAAACTGCAGTCAGCAGAAAAACTAATGTACATTTGCACAGATCAGCTAGGCTTGGAGCAAGACTTTGAGCAAAAACAAATGCCTGAAGGGAAACTAAGCATAGATGGGTTTTTATTGTGCATTGACGTAAGCCAAGGATGTAATAGGAAGTTTGATGATCAACTTAAATTTGTGAATAACCTCTATATACAGCTCTCAAAATCTAAAAAACCCATAATAATAGCAGCAACAAAATGTGATGAATGTGTGGATCATTATTTGCGAGAGGTTCAGGCCTTTGCTTCAAATAAGAAGAACCTTGTGGTAGTGGAAACATCAGCGAGATTCAATGTCAatgttgaaacatgttttactgCACTGGTACAAATGATGGATAAAACTCGTGGTAAACCTAAAATAATCCCCTATCTGGATGCCTATAAAACTCAAAGACAGCTAGTTGTTACAGCAACAGACAAGTTTGAAAAACTTGTCCAAACTGTGAGAGACTATCATGCAACTTGGAAAACTGTTAGTAATAAACTGAAAAACCACCCTGATTATGAAGAGTACATAAATTTGGAAGGAACAAAAAAGgccaaaaatacattttcaaaacacatagAGCAGCTTAAACAGGAACATATTcgaaaaagaaaagaagaatacaTTAATGCATTGCCAAGAGCTCTTAATACTCTTCTGTCAAATCTTGATGAGATTGAACACTTGAGCTGGTCAGAAGCCTTGAAGTTAATGGAGAAAAGGCCCGACTTCCAGTCCTGTTTTGTAGTGCTTGAAAAAACACCCTGGGATGAAACTGACCATATAGATAAAGTGAATGACAGAAGAATTCCATTTGACCTTCTTACTACGCTAGAGGCAGAAAAAGTTTATCAAAACCATGTGCAGCATCTTATATCTGAAAAAAGGAGGGTTGAAATGAAGGAGAAATTCAAAAAAACTCTTGAGAAAATCCAGTTCATTTCACCTGGACAGCCATGGGAAGAAGTTATATGTTTTGTGGTGGAGGACGAAGCATTCAAATACATCACTGATGCAGATAGTAAGGAAGTGTATGGTAGGCATCAGAGGGAGATTGTTGAAAAAGCCAAAGAGGAGtttcaggaaatgctttttgaacATTCAGAGCTGTTTTATGACCTGGATCTTAATGCAACACCAAGTTCAGATAAAATGAGTGAAATTCACGCTGTTCTGAGTGAAGAACCTAGATACAAAGCTTTACAGAAACTTGCACCTGACAGAGAATCTCTTCTGCTTAAACACATAGGGTTTGTTTATCACCCAACTAAAGAAACTTGTCTTAGTGGCCAAAATTGCACAGACATTAAAGTAGAGCAGTTACTTGCCAACAGTCTTCTGCAACTAGACCATGGCCGCTCAAATTTATACCATGATAGTGCCAACATTGATAAAGTCAATCTTTTCATTTTGGGCAAAGATGGCCTTGCACAAGAATTGGCAAATGAAATTCGGACACAGTCCACTGATGATGAATATGCATTAGATGGAAAAATATATGAACTAGATCTTAGGCCAGTTGATGCAAAATCCCCATACCTGTTGACTCAGTTGTGGACCTCAACCTTCAAACCACATGgttgtttttgtgtgtttaactCTATTGAATCGCTGAATTATATTGGGGAGTGCATTGCAAAAATAAGGGCTGAAGCATCTCAGATAAGGAGAGACAAGTATATGGCTAATCTTCCATTTACGTTAATACTGGCGAACCAGAGGGACAGTGTTAGCAAGAATCTGCCTATACTGAGACATCAGGGACAGCAATTGGCCAACAAATTACAGTGTCCCTTTGTAGATGTACCTGCTGGTACATATCCACGCAAATTTAATGAGACCCAAATAAAACAAGCTCTGAGGGGAGTACTAGAAGCAGTTAAACACAACTTTGATGTTGTAAGTCCAGTTCCTACCATTAAAGATCTGTCAGAAGCTGACTTAAGAATTGTCATGTGTGCCATGTGTGGTGATCCGTTTAGTGTGGATCTTATTCTTTCACCCTTCCTTGACTCTCACTCCTGTAGTGCTGCTCAGGCTGGCCAGAATAATTCTTTGATGCTTGATAAAATAATAGGTGAAAAGAGGCGTCGAATACAGATAACTATATTATCATACCATTCTTCAATTGGGGTAAGGAAAGATGAACTTGTTCATGGATATATACTGGTTTATTCTGCGAAGCGGAAGGCGTCCATGGGAATGCTTCgagcatttctttctgaagttcaGGATACGATTCCTGTCCAGTTAGTGGCTGTTACTGATAGCCAGGCAGACTTCTTTGAGAATGAAGCAATCAAGGAACTTATGACTGAAGGGGAACACATAGCAACAGAGATTACTGCTAAGTTTACAGCTTTATATTCATTATCTCAGTATCATCGTCAAACCGAAGTTTTCACATTGTTCTTCAGTGATGtattggagaagaaaaacatgattGAAAGTTCTTACATGTCAGACAGCACAAGGGAAACAACACATAcaagtgaagatgtttttccaagATCTCCCAGAGGAAGTTCCCTTGACTATAATTATCCAGATTCAGAGGATGATACTGAAGGACCACCACCTTACAGTCCAATTGGTGATGACGTAAGGTTACTCCCAGCACCTAGTGACCGTTCAAAGTACCGACTGGATTTGGAAGGAAACGAGTATCCTATTCACAGTACACCGCTCAATTGTCATGACCATGAACGCAACCATAAAGTGCCTCCTCCAATAAAACCGAAACCACTTGTTCCAAgaacaaatgtgaaaaaactGGATCCTAACCTCCTGAAAACAATTGAGGCAGGTATTGGCAAAAATCCCAGGAAACAACCTTCTCGAGTGCCTCCGGTACCACCAGAAGATATAGACCAGTCTGATAACTATGCTGAACCTATTGACACTATTTTCAAACATAAAGGCTTTGCAGATGATATCTATGCGGTTCCAGATGATAGTCAGAATCGTATTATTAAAGTTCGAAACTCAATTGTTATAAATACCCaaagtgaggaagaaaatgggTTTTCTGATAGAATATCCAAAAGTCATGGGGAAAGAAGGCcatcaaaatacaaatataaatccAAGACTCTGTTCAGCAAAGCTAAATCTTACTATAGGAGAACACATTCGGATGCGAGTGATGATGAGGCTTTCACCACCTctaaaactaaaagaaaaggaagacatcGTGGAAGTGAAGAAGATCCACTTCTTTCACCTGTTGAAACATGGAAGGGTGGCATAGATAACCCTGCTATTACGTCGGATCAAGAATTGGatgataaaaaaatgaaaaagaaaacccacaaagtaAAAGAAGATAAGAAA CcgaaaaagaaaactaagacATTCAATCCTCCAATCCGTAGAAACTGGGAAAGTAATTACTTTGGGATGCCCCTACAGGATCTGGTTACACCTGAGAAACCGATACCTCTGTTTGTTGAAAAATGTGTGCAATTCATTGAAGATACAG